In Streptomyces nodosus, one DNA window encodes the following:
- the narI gene encoding respiratory nitrate reductase subunit gamma, protein MSSWDLWWWVILPYLALVTFVVGHVWRWRYDRFGWTSRSTQLQERRLLKWGGPLFHYGTFAAIAGHIMGILIPESFTRWLGIPEGAYRWFSSIGGTIAALAVIFGVVILAFRRTTVPKVRATTSPVDWVALLLLAVVIVLGIIPTMGINLLGAGYDYRQSVALWFRGLFAGNPDVAAISHAPLIYQVHATAAWAILAVWPFTRLVHAWSVPLWYLWRPFILYRSRTAAHPTEPGTSGRRWRRIGVRY, encoded by the coding sequence GTGAGTTCCTGGGACCTGTGGTGGTGGGTCATCCTGCCCTACCTCGCCCTTGTCACCTTCGTCGTCGGCCACGTCTGGCGCTGGCGCTACGACCGGTTCGGCTGGACCAGCCGCTCCACCCAACTCCAGGAGCGCCGCCTGCTGAAATGGGGCGGGCCGCTCTTCCACTACGGCACCTTCGCGGCCATCGCCGGCCACATCATGGGCATCCTCATCCCCGAATCGTTCACCCGGTGGCTCGGCATCCCCGAGGGCGCCTACCGCTGGTTCTCCTCCATCGGCGGCACCATCGCCGCACTCGCCGTCATCTTCGGCGTGGTGATCCTCGCCTTCCGCCGGACCACCGTGCCCAAGGTCCGTGCCACCACCAGCCCCGTCGACTGGGTGGCCCTCCTCCTGCTCGCCGTCGTCATCGTGCTCGGCATCATCCCCACCATGGGCATCAACCTCCTCGGTGCCGGCTACGACTACCGTCAGAGCGTGGCGTTGTGGTTCCGCGGCCTGTTCGCCGGCAACCCGGACGTGGCCGCGATCTCCCACGCTCCGCTGATCTACCAGGTCCATGCCACCGCCGCGTGGGCCATTCTCGCGGTGTGGCCCTTCACTCGGCTGGTCCACGCCTGGAGCGTCCCGCTGTGGTACTTGTGGCGGCCGTTCATTCTCTACCGCTCCCGCACCGCCGCCCATCCCACCGAACCGGGCACCAGCGGGCGCCGCTGGCGCCGCATCGGCGTCCGCTACTGA
- a CDS encoding cupin domain-containing protein, with amino-acid sequence MQKLSLDAKAREHLERAAASSTGRSAETLYGGHEHTLRQTLIALTAGTTLAEHENPGEATVLVLHGRVRLHSGDDVWEGMAGDLLLVPPARHSLQALEDAAALLTVAKSA; translated from the coding sequence ATGCAGAAGCTCTCCCTCGACGCGAAGGCCCGCGAGCACCTGGAACGGGCCGCGGCTTCGTCCACCGGCCGCAGCGCCGAGACCCTCTACGGCGGCCACGAGCACACCCTGCGCCAGACACTCATCGCCCTGACCGCCGGCACCACCCTGGCCGAACACGAAAACCCCGGTGAGGCCACCGTCCTCGTACTGCATGGCCGGGTACGGCTGCACAGCGGCGACGATGTGTGGGAGGGCATGGCAGGTGACCTGCTCCTGGTACCGCCCGCCCGCCACAGCCTTCAGGCCCTCGAAGACGCCGCGGCACTACTGACCGTCGCCAAGTCCGCCTGA
- a CDS encoding cupin domain-containing protein, translating to MHIAEIATSPRRRAPVPGGPTAALLTTAETSDQVAVLHVELPAGAAMPEHDHGASQIVLIPLSGSVELHHNGQARTLTAGTAAAHIARGERVSLTNPGDQSASLMVVASPPEFADRLASWPPA from the coding sequence ATGCACATCGCCGAGATCGCCACCTCCCCCCGCCGCCGCGCGCCCGTGCCCGGCGGCCCGACCGCGGCCCTGCTCACCACCGCGGAAACCTCCGACCAGGTCGCCGTCCTCCACGTGGAACTGCCCGCGGGCGCCGCCATGCCCGAACACGACCACGGCGCCTCGCAGATCGTCCTCATTCCGCTGTCCGGATCCGTCGAGCTGCACCACAACGGTCAGGCTCGGACGCTGACGGCCGGTACGGCCGCTGCCCACATCGCCCGCGGCGAGCGTGTCAGCCTGACCAACCCCGGTGACCAGTCAGCCTCGCTCATGGTCGTGGCATCGCCCCCGGAGTTCGCGGACCGCCTCGCGTCCTGGCCGCCGGCGTGA
- the fdxA gene encoding ferredoxin — MTYVIAQPCVDVKDRACVEECPVDCIYEGQRSLYIHPDECVDCGACEPVCPVEAIFYEEDVPAQWSQYTRVNAEFFDALGSPGGAAKLGLIERDHPLIVALPPQGR; from the coding sequence ATGACCTACGTGATCGCGCAGCCGTGTGTGGATGTGAAGGACAGGGCGTGCGTCGAGGAATGCCCGGTGGACTGCATCTACGAGGGGCAGCGGTCGCTGTACATCCATCCGGACGAATGCGTGGACTGCGGTGCGTGCGAGCCGGTCTGCCCGGTCGAGGCGATCTTCTACGAGGAGGACGTACCGGCCCAGTGGTCGCAGTACACCCGGGTGAACGCCGAGTTCTTCGACGCGCTCGGATCGCCCGGCGGCGCCGCCAAGCTGGGATTGATCGAGCGTGACCACCCGCTCATCGTCGCTCTTCCGCCACAGGGTCGGTGA